A window of Pseudomonas monteilii contains these coding sequences:
- a CDS encoding TPS family activation/secretion protein, protein MFLLTPSTHTTALRRLCLVSCLALPSVALGIDPASQLLREQQSDFRTLEQQQRLKRWQQREQTAPTPEAETSADVDGACWPFPGLHLSGNQVVSSAALKAAVQPILRPCTGVADINQLLAAITRRYVEAGYPAARPYLASTPRQGEPLQVVIVEGFVESIVLADPSLPLSLRGAFPDMLGEPLHLPDLEQGLDQLNRLPAFTLSADLLPGELPGGSRLVLHPQHVGKRWHLSGTLDNRASETVGRHRLGLRFSLDSPAHLNDALNVSLSTAPPGTAGQSQALALHYSVPYGPWTLGAMASRIAYRATPQTPGRPEGESRFQGLSVNRMLWRNQQGLLNASVRFDQKHTLNRLYARKTLLQSTRLTTLDVGLDLLWLQAGLWHASLGVSQGLPSLGADAPSASRQAPRPDFRKYRASLLHLRQGQRPTDWRWQSLVNLQYSADRLPALEQLALSDDLAVRGFRQHYVAGATGALWRNTFSHPLWQPDLKGVGLRASAGLDVGWSRYAQGEPSQRLVGAALGLHLDLPHARLRLDHQRALSAHGPRRGSLEPGFWVAELSIDL, encoded by the coding sequence ATGTTCCTTCTCACACCGTCCACCCACACCACGGCCCTGCGGCGGCTGTGCCTGGTCAGCTGCCTGGCCCTGCCTTCGGTGGCGTTGGGCATCGACCCGGCCAGCCAGCTGCTGCGCGAACAGCAATCGGACTTTCGCACCCTCGAACAGCAGCAGCGCCTGAAACGCTGGCAACAGCGCGAGCAGACGGCGCCAACGCCCGAAGCCGAGACGTCGGCGGACGTGGACGGTGCCTGCTGGCCCTTCCCCGGCCTGCACCTGAGCGGCAACCAGGTCGTATCGAGCGCCGCCCTGAAGGCGGCCGTCCAGCCGATCCTGCGTCCCTGCACGGGCGTGGCCGACATCAACCAGCTGCTTGCCGCCATCACCCGACGCTACGTCGAGGCCGGCTACCCTGCCGCGCGCCCCTACCTGGCCAGCACGCCACGCCAGGGCGAGCCGCTGCAGGTCGTCATCGTCGAAGGCTTCGTCGAGTCGATCGTGCTGGCCGACCCCAGCCTGCCCCTGTCGCTGCGCGGCGCGTTCCCGGACATGCTTGGCGAGCCGCTACACCTGCCCGACCTCGAACAGGGGCTCGACCAGCTCAACCGCCTCCCGGCCTTCACCCTGTCGGCCGACCTGTTGCCGGGCGAGCTGCCCGGTGGCTCGCGGCTGGTGCTGCACCCTCAGCACGTGGGCAAACGCTGGCACCTGTCCGGCACGCTCGACAACCGCGCCAGTGAGACCGTCGGACGCCACCGCCTGGGCCTGCGGTTCAGTCTGGATTCGCCCGCCCACCTGAACGATGCCCTCAACGTCTCGCTGTCCACTGCACCACCCGGCACCGCAGGTCAGAGCCAGGCCCTGGCACTGCACTACAGCGTGCCCTACGGGCCATGGACCCTCGGCGCCATGGCCAGCCGTATCGCCTATCGCGCCACGCCACAGACGCCTGGACGCCCCGAGGGCGAAAGCCGCTTCCAAGGCCTGAGCGTGAACCGGATGCTGTGGCGCAACCAGCAAGGTCTGCTGAATGCGTCGGTACGGTTCGACCAGAAGCACACCCTCAATCGCCTCTACGCGCGCAAGACCCTGTTGCAGAGTACGCGCCTGACCACACTCGATGTCGGCCTGGACCTGCTCTGGCTTCAAGCAGGCCTGTGGCATGCCTCGCTGGGGGTGTCCCAGGGGTTGCCCTCCCTGGGCGCCGACGCGCCGAGCGCTTCGCGCCAGGCGCCCCGCCCGGACTTTCGCAAGTACCGGGCCAGCCTGCTGCACCTGCGCCAGGGGCAACGCCCCACCGACTGGCGTTGGCAGAGCCTCGTGAACCTGCAGTACAGCGCCGACCGCCTGCCTGCCCTCGAACAGCTGGCGCTGAGCGACGACCTGGCCGTGCGCGGCTTTCGCCAGCACTACGTGGCCGGCGCCACGGGCGCCCTGTGGCGCAACACGTTCAGCCATCCCCTTTGGCAACCCGACCTCAAGGGCGTGGGCCTGCGCGCATCCGCCGGGCTGGACGTCGGCTGGAGCCGCTATGCCCAGGGCGAACCGTCACAACGTCTGGTCGGCGCCGCCCTGGGCCTGCACCTGGATTTGCCCCACGCGCGGCTGCGCCTGGACCACCAGCGTGCGTTGTCCGCTCACGGGCCACGCCGAGGCAGCCTGGAACCTGGGTTCTGGGTGGCCGAGCTGAGCATCGATCTGTGA
- a CDS encoding ADP-ribose pyrophosphatase, which translates to MNFCSACGQPVIQRIPEGDTRLRYVCEHCHTIHYQNPNIVAGVLPTHEGRVLLCRRAIEPRHGYWTLPAGFMENGETLEQAARRETVEEACARVGEMALYQLFDLPHINQVHVFFRAELADTDFAIGVESLEVRLFEEHEIPWSHLAFRTVTRTLQCYYRDRLTQHYPIGNEYLPPMQLASPHS; encoded by the coding sequence ATGAATTTCTGCAGCGCGTGCGGTCAACCGGTCATCCAGCGTATTCCCGAGGGCGATACCCGCCTGCGGTATGTCTGCGAGCATTGCCATACCATCCACTACCAGAACCCGAACATCGTCGCCGGGGTGTTGCCGACCCACGAAGGCCGCGTCCTGTTGTGCCGTCGCGCCATCGAGCCGCGACATGGCTACTGGACGCTGCCGGCCGGCTTCATGGAAAACGGCGAGACCCTCGAACAGGCCGCTCGTCGCGAGACCGTCGAGGAGGCCTGCGCACGCGTCGGCGAGATGGCGCTGTACCAGCTGTTCGACCTGCCGCACATCAACCAGGTGCACGTGTTCTTCCGCGCCGAGCTGGCCGACACGGACTTCGCCATCGGCGTCGAGAGCCTGGAAGTCAGGCTGTTCGAGGAACACGAGATCCCTTGGTCGCACTTGGCGTTCCGCACCGTGACACGCACCCTGCAATGCTATTATCGTGACCGCCTCACGCAGCATTACCCCATCGGCAACGAATACCTGCCGCCGATGCAGCTCGCCTCACCCCATAGCTAG
- a CDS encoding coenzyme A pyrophosphatase, whose product MLDELVRRMSTHTPGTLTTDRRLPEAAVLLPITRGEEPELVLTLRAKGLSTHGGEVAFPGGRRDPEDPDLIFTALREAHEEIGLPPGLVEVLGPLSPLISLHGLKVTPFVGVIPDYVDYEANDAEIAAVFSVPLAFFREPPQEHTHRVDAQGRHWYVPSYRFGEYRIWGLTAIMIVELVNLLFDADIGLHRPPAHFIEI is encoded by the coding sequence ATGCTGGATGAGCTTGTTCGCCGGATGAGCACCCACACCCCCGGCACCCTGACCACCGACCGCCGCCTTCCGGAGGCTGCGGTGCTGCTGCCCATCACCCGTGGCGAGGAGCCGGAGCTGGTGCTGACCCTGCGTGCCAAGGGGTTGTCGACCCATGGCGGTGAAGTGGCGTTCCCGGGCGGTCGACGTGACCCTGAAGACCCGGACCTGATCTTCACCGCCCTGCGCGAGGCCCATGAGGAAATCGGACTGCCACCCGGCCTGGTGGAAGTGCTCGGCCCGCTGAGCCCCTTGATCTCCCTGCATGGCCTGAAGGTGACACCCTTCGTCGGGGTGATTCCGGACTATGTCGACTACGAAGCCAACGATGCCGAGATCGCGGCGGTGTTCAGCGTGCCGCTGGCGTTCTTCCGTGAGCCGCCCCAGGAGCACACGCACCGGGTCGATGCCCAGGGTCGGCATTGGTACGTGCCCAGTTACCGCTTCGGCGAGTACCGGATCTGGGGCCTGACCGCGATCATGATCGTCGAGCTGGTGAACCTGCTCTTCGATGCCGACATCGGCCTGCACCGGCCGCCTGCGCACTTCATCGAGATTTGA
- a CDS encoding gamma carbonic anhydrase family protein gives MNYRLGDLRVDTHPSSWTAPGAILIGKVRLQAQASVWFGAVLRGDNELIDIGEDSNVQDGAVLHTDPGSPLTLGRGVTIGHKAMLHGCHVGDYSLIGINAVILNGARIGKHCIIGANALIPEGREIPDGSLVVGSPGKVVRTLSDAQMRLLEASAAHYVANAQRYARDLAPQED, from the coding sequence ATGAACTACCGCCTTGGCGACCTGCGTGTCGACACCCACCCCAGCAGCTGGACCGCCCCAGGCGCGATCCTGATCGGCAAGGTCCGCCTGCAGGCGCAGGCCAGCGTCTGGTTCGGCGCCGTGTTGCGCGGCGACAACGAGCTGATCGACATTGGCGAGGACAGCAACGTCCAGGACGGTGCGGTCCTGCACACCGATCCGGGTTCGCCGCTGACCCTGGGGCGTGGCGTGACCATCGGCCACAAGGCCATGCTGCACGGGTGTCACGTGGGCGACTACAGCCTGATCGGCATCAATGCGGTGATTCTCAACGGGGCGCGTATCGGCAAGCATTGCATCATCGGCGCCAATGCCCTGATTCCCGAAGGGCGGGAAATCCCCGACGGCTCGCTGGTGGTCGGCTCGCCGGGCAAGGTCGTGCGTACCCTGAGCGATGCCCAGATGCGCCTGCTCGAAGCCAGCGCCGCGCATTACGTGGCCAATGCCCAACGCTATGCGCGCGACCTCGCGCCCCAGGAGGACTGA
- a CDS encoding Fe-S protein: protein MEVKERPVASPCVSICALDEQDICTGCQRNVDEITRWSRMDNAERRQVLALCHTRALEAGLILG from the coding sequence ATGGAGGTCAAGGAACGGCCGGTCGCCTCGCCCTGCGTGAGCATCTGCGCACTGGACGAGCAGGACATCTGCACCGGCTGCCAGCGCAACGTCGATGAAATCACGCGGTGGTCGCGCATGGACAATGCCGAGCGCCGCCAGGTCCTGGCCCTGTGTCATACGCGTGCCCTCGAGGCCGGGCTGATCCTCGGCTAG
- a CDS encoding preQ0 transporter → MFYLLAYVSSVVLINYAFSSAPHLDVIWSAWGGLVFVLRDMVQTRYGHGALLAMLAALVLSYVTSEPAIALASATAFFVSELIDWLVFSVTRRPLRDRLWLSSALSIPVDTFIFFGMIGALTPAVAGTALLSKFAGVTAVWLIMSWRDRRSALANS, encoded by the coding sequence ATGTTCTATCTTCTTGCCTATGTCAGCAGCGTGGTGCTGATCAACTACGCGTTTTCCAGTGCGCCGCACCTGGACGTCATCTGGTCCGCCTGGGGCGGGTTGGTGTTCGTCCTGCGCGACATGGTCCAGACCCGCTACGGCCATGGCGCATTGCTGGCCATGCTGGCAGCGCTGGTGCTGTCCTACGTCACCTCCGAGCCGGCCATCGCCCTGGCCAGCGCCACCGCGTTCTTCGTCTCCGAGCTGATCGACTGGCTGGTGTTCAGCGTCACCCGCCGGCCTCTGCGTGACCGGCTGTGGTTGAGCTCGGCACTGAGCATCCCGGTCGACACCTTCATCTTCTTCGGCATGATCGGTGCCCTGACCCCAGCGGTGGCTGGCACGGCGCTGCTGTCGAAGTTCGCGGGCGTGACCGCCGTGTGGCTGATCATGAGCTGGCGCGACCGGCGCAGTGCCCTGGCCAACTCCTGA
- the purT gene encoding phosphoribosylglycinamide formyltransferase (non-folate utilizing enzyme, catalyzes the production of beta-formyl glycinamide ribonucleotide from formate, ATP, and beta-GAR and a side reaction producing acetyl phosphate and ADP from acetate and ATP; involved in de novo purine biosynthesis) yields MTTRIGTPLSPTATRVLLCGCGELGKEVVIELQRLGVEVIGVDRYADAPAMQVAHRSHVIDMLDGAALRAVIEAEKPHYIVPEIEAIATATLVELESEGFNVVPTARATQLTMNREGIRRLAAEELDLPTSPYHFADTFEDYARAVADLGYPCVVKPVMSSSGKGQSLLRSEGDLEKAWQYAQEGGRAGKGRVIVEGFIDFDYEITLLTVRHVGGTTFLAPVGHRQEGGDYQESWQPQAMSPKALAESERVAKAVTEALGGRGLFGVELFVKGDQVWFSEVSPRPHDTGLVTLISQDLSQFALHARAILGLPIPVVRQFGPSASAVILVEGQSSQTAFANLGAALAEPDTALRLFGKPEVKGQRRMGVCLARDESIEAARAKATRASQAVSVEL; encoded by the coding sequence ATGACGACCCGTATCGGAACCCCCTTGTCGCCTACCGCGACCCGTGTACTGCTCTGTGGCTGTGGTGAACTGGGCAAGGAGGTGGTCATCGAGCTGCAGCGCCTGGGCGTCGAAGTGATCGGTGTGGACCGCTACGCCGATGCGCCCGCCATGCAGGTCGCCCACCGCAGCCATGTCATCGACATGCTCGACGGCGCCGCGCTGCGCGCAGTCATCGAGGCCGAGAAGCCGCACTACATCGTGCCGGAGATCGAAGCCATCGCCACCGCGACGCTGGTGGAACTGGAAAGCGAAGGCTTCAACGTGGTGCCCACGGCGCGTGCCACGCAACTGACCATGAACCGTGAAGGCATCCGCCGCCTGGCCGCCGAAGAACTGGACCTGCCTACTTCACCGTACCATTTCGCCGACACCTTCGAAGACTATGCGCGTGCCGTGGCCGACCTGGGCTACCCGTGCGTGGTCAAGCCGGTGATGAGTTCGTCGGGCAAGGGCCAGAGCCTGCTGCGCAGCGAAGGCGATCTCGAGAAGGCCTGGCAGTACGCCCAGGAAGGCGGCCGTGCAGGCAAGGGGCGGGTGATCGTCGAAGGCTTCATCGACTTCGACTACGAAATCACCCTGCTGACCGTGCGCCATGTGGGCGGCACCACCTTCCTGGCCCCGGTCGGTCATCGTCAGGAAGGCGGCGACTACCAGGAATCGTGGCAGCCCCAGGCCATGAGCCCCAAGGCCCTGGCCGAGTCCGAGCGGGTGGCCAAGGCGGTCACCGAGGCGTTGGGTGGGCGTGGGCTGTTCGGCGTCGAACTGTTCGTCAAGGGCGATCAGGTCTGGTTCAGCGAAGTGTCGCCACGGCCCCATGACACCGGCCTGGTCACCCTGATTTCCCAGGACCTGTCCCAGTTCGCCCTGCATGCCCGGGCCATTCTTGGCCTGCCGATTCCGGTGGTGCGCCAGTTCGGCCCATCGGCCTCGGCGGTGATCCTGGTGGAAGGGCAGTCGAGCCAGACGGCATTCGCCAACCTCGGCGCGGCCCTGGCCGAACCCGATACCGCGCTCCGCCTGTTCGGCAAGCCGGAGGTCAAGGGTCAGCGGCGCATGGGCGTGTGCCTGGCCCGGGACGAATCGATCGAGGCGGCCCGCGCCAAGGCGACCCGCGCATCGCAGGCGGTGTCTGTAGAGCTTTAA
- a CDS encoding MFS transporter, with protein MTSSDTFASTAPTAPVNSPARVATASFIGTAIEFYDFYVYATAAALVIGPVFFPSGSGTAQMLAAFMTFGIAFLARPLGSALFGHFGDRIGRKSTLVASLLLMGVSTTLIGVLPGYDSIGLWAPVILCLLRFGQGLGLGGEWGGAALLATENAPAGKRAWFGMFPQLGPSIGFLAANGLFLTLALVLSDEQFRDWGWRIPFLLSAALVLVGLYVRLKLEESPVFAKAVARQERVKLPVVELFAHYWQPMLLGAMAMVVCYALFYISTVFSLSYGVSTLGYTREGFLAMLCFAVIFMALATPLSAWLSDRYGRKPVLMIGGVLAVASGFAMEPMLTSGSSMGVAAFLALELFLMGVTFAPMGALLPELFPTHVRYTGASAAYNLGGIVGASAAPFFAQKLVSLGGLSWVGGYVSGAAVISLVAVMCLKETRDRAL; from the coding sequence ATGACTTCCAGCGACACGTTCGCCTCCACCGCGCCGACCGCGCCGGTGAATTCTCCTGCCCGCGTGGCCACCGCCAGCTTCATCGGCACCGCCATCGAGTTCTACGACTTCTACGTCTACGCCACGGCGGCGGCCCTGGTGATCGGGCCGGTGTTCTTCCCCTCGGGCTCAGGCACCGCCCAGATGCTGGCGGCGTTCATGACCTTCGGCATCGCCTTTCTGGCGCGGCCGCTGGGTTCGGCGCTGTTCGGGCACTTTGGCGACCGCATCGGACGCAAGTCGACGCTGGTTGCCTCGCTGCTGCTGATGGGGGTCTCGACTACCTTGATCGGCGTACTGCCGGGCTATGACAGCATCGGCCTGTGGGCGCCGGTGATCCTGTGTCTGCTGCGCTTCGGCCAAGGCCTGGGCCTGGGCGGCGAATGGGGCGGCGCGGCCCTGCTGGCGACCGAGAACGCTCCGGCAGGCAAGCGCGCCTGGTTCGGCATGTTCCCGCAACTGGGCCCATCCATCGGCTTCCTGGCCGCCAACGGTCTGTTCCTGACGCTGGCCCTGGTGCTGAGCGACGAGCAATTCCGCGACTGGGGCTGGCGTATTCCGTTCCTGCTCAGCGCAGCCTTGGTGCTGGTGGGTTTGTACGTGCGCCTCAAGCTCGAGGAAAGCCCGGTGTTCGCCAAGGCCGTCGCCCGCCAGGAGCGCGTGAAGCTGCCGGTGGTCGAGCTGTTTGCCCACTACTGGCAGCCGATGCTGCTGGGGGCCATGGCCATGGTGGTGTGCTATGCGCTGTTCTACATCTCCACGGTGTTTTCCCTGAGCTACGGTGTCTCGACCCTGGGCTATACCCGGGAGGGCTTCCTGGCGATGCTGTGCTTCGCGGTGATCTTCATGGCCCTGGCCACCCCTTTGTCGGCGTGGCTCAGCGACCGTTACGGGCGCAAGCCGGTGCTGATGATCGGTGGCGTGCTGGCAGTCGCGTCGGGCTTTGCCATGGAGCCGATGCTGACGTCCGGCTCGAGCATGGGCGTGGCGGCGTTCCTGGCGCTGGAGCTGTTCCTGATGGGCGTAACCTTCGCACCGATGGGCGCCCTGCTGCCCGAGCTGTTCCCGACCCACGTGCGCTACACCGGTGCTTCTGCCGCCTACAACCTGGGTGGAATCGTCGGCGCCTCGGCAGCCCCGTTCTTCGCGCAGAAGCTGGTCAGCCTGGGTGGGTTGAGCTGGGTCGGCGGGTACGTGTCGGGCGCGGCGGTGATCAGCTTGGTGGCGGTGATGTGCCTGAAGGAAACACGGGATCGGGCGCTCTGA
- a CDS encoding transporter, whose protein sequence is MDAPTLDPLIALLVLALLWSMLFSAAEAAQRQVTTASPDASPDVPRLSVRALILCAGLGRLLVLGSALLIGQRQAPAQGFWLAGLGATLALLVLTDYLPRRLALRHPRALLSLGHSLLRLPLLIVQPLACLLDGCARLLLRPFQRGPVAHPAQVEQHDALEEPPRNEPSRADLFEGLRALQRITVDDILIPRHEVDGINLDDPIEAITAQLQRTTHTRLPVYHADINQVQAVLNRKTIEHLLRTDSLTVEQMKAACHEPYFIPEGTPLQQQLLNFHKQQRRLGLVVDEYGDVLGLVTLEDILEEIVGEFEDEHGLDNPHVHPQADGRYVIDGVASLREINRSLGWHLPCDGGPKTLNGLVTEALESIPASAVCLKVGRYRLEILETEDNRASKVLAWTLTR, encoded by the coding sequence ATGGACGCTCCCACGCTCGATCCGTTGATCGCCCTTCTGGTCCTGGCCCTGTTGTGGTCGATGCTGTTCAGCGCGGCCGAGGCGGCGCAGCGGCAGGTCACGACGGCCTCGCCCGACGCCTCCCCTGACGTACCGCGACTGTCCGTGCGCGCGCTGATCCTGTGCGCCGGCCTGGGACGTCTGCTGGTCCTGGGCAGCGCGCTGCTGATCGGCCAGCGCCAGGCACCGGCCCAGGGCTTCTGGCTGGCCGGCCTGGGGGCGACCCTGGCCCTGCTGGTGCTCACCGACTACCTGCCGCGACGCCTGGCCCTCCGTCACCCTCGGGCCTTGCTGAGCCTGGGCCACAGCCTGCTGCGCCTGCCGCTGCTGATCGTCCAGCCGCTGGCCTGCCTGCTCGATGGCTGCGCGCGCCTGTTGCTGCGGCCGTTCCAGCGCGGGCCGGTCGCCCACCCTGCGCAGGTCGAACAGCACGATGCGCTCGAGGAGCCGCCGCGCAACGAACCGTCACGCGCCGACCTGTTCGAGGGGCTGCGGGCCCTGCAGCGCATCACCGTCGACGACATCCTGATTCCGCGCCATGAGGTCGACGGTATCAACCTCGACGACCCGATCGAGGCGATCACCGCCCAGCTCCAGCGCACCACCCATACCCGCCTGCCGGTCTACCACGCCGACATCAACCAGGTGCAGGCGGTGCTCAACCGCAAGACCATCGAGCACCTGCTCAGGACCGACAGCCTGACCGTCGAGCAGATGAAGGCGGCCTGCCACGAGCCCTACTTCATCCCCGAAGGCACGCCGCTGCAGCAGCAACTGCTCAATTTCCACAAGCAACAGCGCCGCCTGGGCCTGGTGGTGGACGAGTATGGCGATGTGCTGGGCCTGGTCACGCTCGAAGACATCCTGGAAGAGATCGTCGGCGAGTTCGAGGACGAGCACGGGCTGGACAACCCCCACGTCCACCCCCAGGCCGATGGGCGCTACGTCATCGATGGCGTGGCTTCGCTGCGCGAGATCAACCGCAGCCTGGGCTGGCACCTGCCCTGCGATGGCGGGCCCAAGACCCTCAACGGGCTGGTCACCGAAGCGCTGGAAAGCATTCCGGCCAGCGCCGTGTGCCTGAAGGTCGGGCGTTATCGCCTGGAGATCCTCGAGACCGAAGACAACCGCGCCAGCAAGGTGCTGGCCTGGACCCTGACCCGCTAG
- a CDS encoding cytochrome C assembly protein has translation MLSSPSLIPNLIAACLYAIAAFHQGTCLAKGTRADKRLLGALGGIAVVAQGIALFFQLLTPLGLSLDFFSAASLIATAVIALTLLACLRIPVENLLLLLFPLGAITALLSQFAPPGTVPLVNEQPGILAHILLSILAYGLFTMAMFQSLLLLLQDRQLKHKHPSGLIRNFPPLQTMESLLFGFLWAGWGLLTLSLISGWLFLDNLFAQHLVHKTSLSCIAWVVFSVLLLGRHRLGWRGHKAIRWTLAGFCLLMLAYFGSKLVREFILHI, from the coding sequence ATGCTCTCCTCACCCAGCCTCATCCCCAATCTGATCGCCGCCTGCCTGTACGCCATCGCCGCGTTCCATCAGGGCACCTGCCTGGCCAAGGGCACGCGTGCCGACAAGCGGCTGCTCGGCGCACTGGGGGGCATCGCCGTCGTGGCCCAGGGCATCGCCCTGTTCTTCCAGCTGCTCACCCCCTTGGGCCTGAGCCTGGACTTCTTCAGCGCCGCCAGCCTGATCGCCACTGCCGTCATCGCCCTGACCCTGCTGGCCTGCCTGCGCATCCCGGTGGAGAACCTGCTGCTGTTGCTGTTCCCGCTGGGCGCCATCACCGCGCTGCTGTCGCAGTTCGCGCCGCCGGGCACCGTGCCGCTGGTCAACGAGCAACCGGGCATCCTGGCGCACATCCTGTTGTCGATCCTCGCCTATGGGCTGTTCACCATGGCGATGTTCCAGTCCCTGCTCCTGCTGCTGCAGGACCGCCAGCTCAAGCACAAGCATCCCTCGGGGTTGATCCGCAACTTCCCGCCCCTGCAGACCATGGAAAGCCTGCTGTTCGGCTTCCTGTGGGCCGGCTGGGGGCTGCTCACGCTGTCACTGATCTCCGGCTGGCTGTTCCTGGACAACCTGTTCGCTCAGCACCTGGTGCACAAGACCTCGCTGTCGTGCATCGCCTGGGTGGTGTTCAGCGTCCTGCTGCTGGGGCGCCATCGACTGGGCTGGCGCGGGCACAAGGCGATCCGCTGGACACTGGCCGGGTTCTGCCTGCTAATGCTGGCGTACTTCGGCAGCAAGCTGGTACGTGAATTCATCCTGCACATCTGA
- a CDS encoding RNA-binding protein, whose amino-acid sequence MFENLTDRLSQTLRHVTGKAKLTEDNIKDTLREVRMALLEADVALPVVKDFVNSVKERAVGTEVSRSLTPGQAFVKIVQAELESLMGAANEELALNAAPPAVVLMAGLQGAGKTTTAGKLAKLLKERKKKSVMVVSADVYRPAAIKQLETLANDIGVTFFPSDISQKPVAIAEAAIREAKLKYIDVVIVDTAGRLHVDADMMDEIKALHAAVKPVETLFVVDAMTGQDAANTAKAFGDALPLTGVILTKVDGDARGGAALSVRAITGKPIKFIGMGEKSDALEPFHPERIASRILGMGDMLSLIEQAEQTLDKTKADKLAKKLKKGKGFDLEDFRDQLQQMKNMGGLGGLMDKLPSIGGMNLSQMGNAQGAAEKQFKQMEAIINSMTPAERRDPDVISGSRKRRIALGSGTQVQDVGRLIKQHKQMQKMMKKFSTKGGMSKMMRGLGGMLPGGGNMPKL is encoded by the coding sequence ATGTTCGAAAACCTGACCGACCGCCTGTCACAGACGCTGCGCCATGTCACCGGCAAGGCCAAGCTGACCGAAGACAACATCAAGGACACCTTGCGCGAAGTGCGCATGGCCCTGCTCGAAGCCGACGTCGCGCTGCCGGTGGTCAAGGATTTCGTCAACAGCGTCAAGGAACGTGCGGTCGGCACCGAAGTGTCGCGCAGCCTGACGCCGGGCCAGGCCTTCGTGAAGATCGTCCAGGCCGAACTCGAAAGCCTGATGGGCGCCGCCAACGAAGAGCTGGCGCTCAACGCCGCGCCACCGGCGGTGGTGCTGATGGCCGGCCTGCAGGGTGCGGGCAAGACCACCACGGCGGGCAAGCTGGCCAAGCTGCTCAAGGAGCGCAAGAAGAAGTCGGTCATGGTGGTCTCGGCCGACGTCTACCGTCCGGCGGCGATCAAGCAGCTCGAGACCCTGGCCAACGACATCGGCGTGACCTTCTTCCCGTCCGACATCAGCCAGAAGCCGGTGGCCATCGCCGAGGCGGCGATTCGCGAAGCCAAGCTCAAGTACATCGACGTGGTGATCGTCGACACCGCCGGCCGTCTGCACGTCGACGCCGACATGATGGACGAGATCAAGGCGCTGCACGCCGCGGTCAAGCCGGTCGAGACCCTGTTCGTGGTCGACGCCATGACCGGCCAGGACGCCGCCAACACGGCCAAGGCCTTCGGCGATGCGCTGCCGCTGACCGGCGTGATCCTCACCAAGGTCGACGGTGACGCCCGTGGCGGTGCCGCACTGTCGGTACGCGCCATCACCGGCAAGCCGATCAAGTTCATCGGCATGGGCGAGAAGAGCGACGCGCTCGAACCGTTCCACCCCGAGCGGATCGCCTCGCGGATTCTCGGCATGGGCGACATGCTCAGCCTGATCGAGCAGGCCGAGCAGACCCTGGACAAGACCAAGGCCGACAAGCTCGCCAAGAAGCTCAAGAAAGGCAAGGGCTTCGACCTGGAAGACTTCCGCGACCAGCTTCAGCAGATGAAGAACATGGGCGGCCTGGGTGGCCTGATGGACAAGCTGCCGAGCATCGGCGGCATGAACCTGTCGCAGATGGGCAATGCCCAGGGCGCGGCCGAGAAGCAGTTCAAGCAGATGGAGGCGATCATCAACTCCATGACCCCGGCCGAGCGCCGCGACCCCGACGTCATCAGCGGGTCGCGCAAGCGCCGCATCGCCTTGGGTTCCGGCACCCAGGTGCAGGACGTCGGCCGTCTGATCAAGCAGCACAAGCAGATGCAGAAGATGATGAAGAAGTTCTCCACCAAGGGCGGCATGTCGAAGATGATGCGCGGCCTGGGGGGGATGCTGCCAGGCGGCGGCAACATGCCCAAGCTCTGA
- the rpsP gene encoding 30S ribosomal protein S16 (binds to lower part of 30S body where it stabilizes two domains; required for efficient assembly of 30S; in Escherichia coli this protein has nuclease activity) — MVTIRLARGGSKKRPFYHLTVTNSRNARDGRFVERIGFFNPIAAGGEVRLSVDQERATYWLSQGAQPSERVAQLLKDAAKAAA, encoded by the coding sequence ATGGTAACCATCCGTCTTGCCCGTGGCGGCTCCAAAAAGCGCCCATTCTACCACCTGACCGTGACCAACAGCCGTAACGCCCGTGATGGCCGTTTCGTCGAGCGTATCGGTTTCTTCAACCCGATCGCAGCTGGCGGCGAAGTTCGTCTGTCGGTCGATCAGGAACGTGCTACCTACTGGCTGAGCCAGGGTGCGCAGCCGTCTGAGCGTGTTGCTCAGCTGCTGAAGGACGCTGCCAAGGCCGCTGCCTGA